CCCCTAGCCTTTAAAATCGCGATCGTTTCTCGTTCAATTAAAGTAAATTGATAGTAGTTTTTACCCATATCCACTCAGAATACTCATCTATTCTAAGTGGTGCACTTGCTTATTGAACCCAGGGAGTCTCATTTGATGTTTCAAAATGAGACTGCTGATACTAATTTTGAGACTTTGCTTTTAAAGTGCCAGGTACATAAGGGAGGGGAAGGGGAAATAGCGTGCGTTTAATTCTTTTTATCGGCTGTATCTAAAATATAATCACCTCTTGATAAGCGTGACAGAATAATATTGGTGCGCAAAGATACTGTTTTTGGCTTTTTCCCACTCCCATAAACTACCGGGTTTGGAATGATGGCGGCTAAATACGCGGCTTGTTCGCGGCTTAATTTAGAAGCATCAGTGTTAAAGTAATGGCGAGCAGCTTCTTGTACGCCGTATATCCCTTCACCCCATTCAATATAGTTTAAATATAATTCCAAAATTCGTTTTTTAGGCAAGGTATGTTCCATTTGAATGGTTAGCATCCATTCATGTAATTTGCGCCAAATACTTTTTTTGCGTGAGAGATACAGATTTTTAACAAGTTGTTGTGAAATAGTAGAGGCGCCACGCTTATATTTTTTGGCCTTTATGTTCTTTTTAAAAGCTTTTTCTATTTCAACCCAGTTAAAACCCTCGTGCTCAAAAAAAGTGTCGTCTTCCCCAATTAATACAGCCGCCTTAATGGATGAGGCGATACTAGAATAGGGTATATAGGTTTGTTTGAGGGGAGGCAGTGCATTGTTTTTGTCTCGTTTATCTAAATATTCCCCCATAAAGGCTGTAGTTTTTGGATTTTTATAAAGAAGCAGTCCCATATTGGGCAAATCAAAAAACATAAGGCTTGCCGCAAAAAGAATGGCAAAAAAAGAAAATTTAAAAAATTTACCCATGGCTTGTTAAACAAATATCCTTTTTAAAAACACTTTGTTTTGACAGCTTAACCCAGTATGATGGCCCTTTCTATGGCCGAGCAAGAACTCAAGCTGGGGGATTATCTTATCCTCGAAAAAATAGCCCACGGTGGCATGGCCCAAATTTATAAGGCCAAAACTTCCGATCCGGGTGGTATTGAGCGTTTGGTTGTTATCAAACGCATCCTTCCCCACATTTCTTCCCAACCCGAATATGTGGATATGCTGATTGACGAGGCTAAAATTGCCGTTCATTTCAATCATGGCAATATTGCACAAGTTTACGACCTGGGTAAAGCCGGAAAAGACTATTTTATAGTGATGGAATATGTGGATGGTAAAACCCTGGGGCAAATTTTACGGCATTTTAAGGAGCGTGGAGAAGAAATACCTATCGATATTTTGGTGTATTGTATGATTGAAGCCTGCAAGGGCCTCGATTATATCCATAATAAAACAGATGCTTCTGGAAAGCCTCTTGGAGTGGTGCATCGCGATATTTCTCCCCAAAACATCATTGTATCGTATTCGGGTACGGTTAAAATTATAGATTTTGGCGTGGCCAAATCTCTTGATAAACTCAATCAAACCGAATCGGGTGTTTTAAAGGGAAAGTTTGCCTACATGTCTCCCGAACAGACGCATGGCGAAAAAATTGATAGGCGTTCCGATATTTTTTCGTCGGGTATTTTATTGTGGGAACTACTGACCCAAAACCGGCTCTTTAAAAAGAAAACCAACCAAGATACTATCAAGGCCGTTAGGCGGGCCGCGTTTGTTTCGCCTCTTGAGTTTAGAGAGGATATCCCCCCTGATTTGGTAAAAATACTTAAAAAGGCCCTGCGTCGTTTTCGTTTTTTACGTTATTCCACAGCCTCCCAAATGGCGTCTGAGCTTAATCGTTTTTTACTCAAACACTATCCCGATTTTAAACCCCTACGTGTAGCCCAGTTTTTATACACCTATTTTGGACCCGAAGCCGATGAAAAGGATTTGCCCCAGGAAGTTCCCAATCTTAAAAATGAGCTTAAAGCAACTCCTAATAAAAAGGTTGAGATTACAGCTAAAACTTTTAGCAAACAGGTTGGAGTATTAAGGCTTAAAAATGCTTTAAAGTGGGGTGGTGCAGGTGCGGTTGCTCTTGCCACACTTGTTTTTTTAGCGTGGAGTGCGGGAGCTTTTATAGCCTATTTAAACCGTGCCCATTTGGTTCTTAATGTTAGTCCTTTAGAGGCGCGTGTAAAACTAAATGGTAAAACAATAAAGGGGGAAGCAGGTGTTTATACCATTGAATATGAGAGTGGTGAAAAGTTTCATGTAGAGGCGTCTCTTGATAATTATGTGGAGGAAGATAGGGAGTATGTGCTGGAAAAAAAGGAAACCCGGGAGGAAGAAATTAAGCTTACCAAAAAAATTCCTCAATTTGGCAGTGTGTTTGTAGAGAGTGATCCTGTTGGCGCCAAGGTTTATATCAATAATATGGATTGGGGGCAGTTAACCCCGGCCGAAATTTCTCAATTACCTAACGATAAAGACGTAGATGTAGGATTTTTTATGGAAGGGTATATTTTTAGCTCTCAAAAAGTACATATTAGGGGAGGGGAAACCCTTAAGGTTTTTGGCCGTCTTGAAAAAAATTATGCCGCTCTAGAAATTGATTCGCAACCCCCGGGTGCGCGTGTTATAGTCAATGGACAGGAAACGGGGGTAACGCCGTATGTGGATAAAAAGATTGTGCCTTTAACCACAGTTAATATTACCCTTGTGATGGAGGGGTATGAGGCTTTAAATCAGAGTTTGGTTTTAAGCCCGGGCGAAAATAAAGAACTTGCCCTTACTTTAAAAGCAATAACACCATGAGCACCGAAAAAACAGTAGATGAA
This sequence is a window from bacterium. Protein-coding genes within it:
- a CDS encoding protein kinase; the protein is MMALSMAEQELKLGDYLILEKIAHGGMAQIYKAKTSDPGGIERLVVIKRILPHISSQPEYVDMLIDEAKIAVHFNHGNIAQVYDLGKAGKDYFIVMEYVDGKTLGQILRHFKERGEEIPIDILVYCMIEACKGLDYIHNKTDASGKPLGVVHRDISPQNIIVSYSGTVKIIDFGVAKSLDKLNQTESGVLKGKFAYMSPEQTHGEKIDRRSDIFSSGILLWELLTQNRLFKKKTNQDTIKAVRRAAFVSPLEFREDIPPDLVKILKKALRRFRFLRYSTASQMASELNRFLLKHYPDFKPLRVAQFLYTYFGPEADEKDLPQEVPNLKNELKATPNKKVEITAKTFSKQVGVLRLKNALKWGGAGAVALATLVFLAWSAGAFIAYLNRAHLVLNVSPLEARVKLNGKTIKGEAGVYTIEYESGEKFHVEASLDNYVEEDREYVLEKKETREEEIKLTKKIPQFGSVFVESDPVGAKVYINNMDWGQLTPAEISQLPNDKDVDVGFFMEGYIFSSQKVHIRGGETLKVFGRLEKNYAALEIDSQPPGARVIVNGQETGVTPYVDKKIVPLTTVNITLVMEGYEALNQSLVLSPGENKELALTLKAITP
- the mtgA gene encoding monofunctional biosynthetic peptidoglycan transglycosylase, with protein sequence MGKFFKFSFFAILFAASLMFFDLPNMGLLLYKNPKTTAFMGEYLDKRDKNNALPPLKQTYIPYSSIASSIKAAVLIGEDDTFFEHEGFNWVEIEKAFKKNIKAKKYKRGASTISQQLVKNLYLSRKKSIWRKLHEWMLTIQMEHTLPKKRILELYLNYIEWGEGIYGVQEAARHYFNTDASKLSREQAAYLAAIIPNPVVYGSGKKPKTVSLRTNIILSRLSRGDYILDTADKKN